TTCCTTGACAGATATCAAACCATTGGCTTGAATACGTACAAACGCGGCTGTACGGTCCACGTCGCGGGCGGAGGATGCGGTGATCAATCGCCTGATCGGGAGGTGTCCGGTCTGCGGTGACGATCTGGAGGTCGTCCGCCTCGAGTGCGGGCGGTGTCACACCGCGGTCGAGGGCCGCTTCGCGCTGACCAAGCTGGCTCGGCTGGACGACGAGCAGTTGCGGTTCGTCGAGACCTTCCTGCGCGTGCGTGGCAACATCAAGGAGATGGAGCGCGAACTGGGAGTCTCGTATCCCACGGTCCGTAGCCGGCTGGACGCCGTGCTGCAGGCGATGGGCTACGCGGTCGAGCCCGCCCGAGACGTGGAACACGCACAAAGACGCCGGGAGATCCTCGACCAGTTGCAGGCGGGCAAGATCGGTGCCGACGAAGCGATCCGGCTGCTGCAGCGACGGCGATGATGGAGATGGTCTCCGTCGTGGGAGGGCGCGATGAGTGACGAACGCCTGATGGTGCTCAAAATGCTGCGCGACGGCAAGGTCTCGGTCGAAGAGGCGGAGGCCTTGCTGGAGGCGCTGGGCGAGGAGGGGCTGGGCGCGGCACCGGCCGGGGACAGCACCGAGGAGGGGCAACGGCGGGCGCACCAGGATCAGGCCACGGAGGCGTCCGGCGCCCGGCGTGGCCCGGGGCCGGGTCGCGGCTGGGAGGGGCGGGTCGGCCCGAGCTGGGCGTCGTTGGGGCGTGAGGTCGCCGAGGCGGTGCGCGAGGCTGTGGCGGACATCGGCCCCTCGGTGGGCGAGGCGCTGAGGCGGCTGAAGGAGGAGATCAAGGGCGGGGGCGTGGTTTCGGCATCCGCACTGGTACAGGGCCTGTTCGGGTTGGCGTCGGCCGCCGACGAGGTTGGCCTGTCGCATCCGCTCGGCCCCGGCGGACGCCTGCGGGTGCGCAACCCGCGCGGAGACGTGCGCATCGAGCGCTCCCCCGACACACAGGTGCACGTGCAGGCCCGCAGGCAGGCGTGGTTCCGGGACGAGCAGACCGCCCGGTCTCTGCTCGACCGTATCGAGGTCAGGCTCCGACCGCAAGACGGCGACGCCGTCGTCGAGGTCGGCGCCGACCCCGGAGTTCGGTTTCGGGTGGACCTCGTCGTGCGCGTCCCCGACGGGGCGCCCGTCGCAGTCGACGTCGACAGCGGCGACGTGCGGGCGGACGGTCTAGCGGCCGACCTCGAGGTCGAGATCAAGAGCGGAGACCTCGAGATCGGCTCCCACCGCGGAGCCATCCGCGGATCCGTCAACAGCGGGGACGTGCAGATCCGGAAAGCGGCCGCGTGTGTGCTGCGGGTCCTCAGCGGAGACTTCGGTGCCGAGGAGGTCGCCGGCCGTGTCGACCTGTACGTGGCCAGCGGCGACGCGCGGATCGGACGGGTCGGCGGGGAGCTGGTCGCGCAGGTGTTGCACGGAGACCTGGCGGCCGGCCACGTCGTGGGCCACGCCCAGCTGAAGGTGATGAGCGGGGACGCGGAGGTAGGGGAGTGCTCGGGCGACGTGGAGGCGCTCGTCTACAGCGGCGACCTCAAGCTGGGCGTGCGCGGATCCCGATCGACCCGGGCGAAGGCGATGTCCGGGGACGTGGAGGTGCGCATCGTCGCACTGCCCTCCGATGCGGAAGTAGCGCTGGAGACGGTGTCGGGAGACGTCGACCTACTGATCGCTCCGGGCGTCGACGCGAGGGTCAGCGCCCAGACCCGAAGCGGTCAGGTGGACTGGTCGATCCCCGCACAGATCGTCCAGCGGTCCCGGGCCGCGGTGGAGGGCGTCGTCGGATCGGGCCAGGCCACGGTGTCGATCCACGCCCTAGCTGGCGACATCTCCGTCCGCGAGGCGACCTGATGGAAGAGCGGTCGCGGATCCTGCAGATGGTGCGCGAGGGCAGGTTGTCGGTCGAAGAAGCCGACAGGCTGCTGCGGGCGCTGGAGGCCGACCTCCAGCGGGCGTCGGCGGGCCGCAGCCGCGTCTTGCGGGTCCGCATCACGAGTCACCGCGGGGACGACATGAACGTCGCGCTCCCTCTGGCGGTCGCGGACATGATCCTGCGGTTTTTGCCCAAGGGGCTGCGCGTCACCACGCAGGAAGGAGAGGTTGACCTCGCGCGGCTGGTCACCGAGGTCCGCGACAGCGGAGCCCAGGGCGCGATCGTCGATGTCACCGACCACCGGGGCGACCGTATCCAGGTTACCGTCGAATAGCAGGCCGCGCCGTCCCACGACCAATCCAGCTCGGCGTCAAGGCTCGACGGCTACGCCTGGGTCGGCTGCAGGAGTGTAGATGATCAACGCGATCGAACTGCACGACGTGCGCAAGGAGTACCCGAAACGCCGGCAGGGCGTGTGGCCCTTCCGCGGGGGCGGACCCCAGACCCTCACCGCCGTGGACGGCGTGACGCTGCACGTCCCGCAGGGCGAGTTCTTCGGCCTGCTGGGCCCCAACGGCGCCGGCAAGACCACCATCGTGCGGATGATCTGCACGCTGCTGGAGCCGACGTCCGGCACCGTGCGCGTGCTCGGCTACGACGCAGTGCGCCGGCCCGCCGACGTGCGCGCCCGCTTGGGGGCCGTCCTCACCGGCGAGCGGTCGGTGTACTGGAAGCTGAGCGGGCGCGAGAACCTCGAGTACTTCGCGGCCCTGTACGGCGTCCCGCCGCGACAGACCCGCGGCCGCATCGAGGAGGTGCTGAGTCGTGTGGATCTGGCGGACCGGGCCGACGAACTCGTGGAGCGCTACTCCCACGGGATGCGCCAGCGCCTCATCCTGGCCCGCGCCCTGCTGCCGGATCCGCCCCTGCTGGTCCTGGACGAACCGACCATCGGCCTCGATCCGCAGGCCGCACGGAACCTGCGCGATCTGCTGCGGGAACTGCACCGGGCTGGCAAGACCGTCCTGCTGACCACGCACTACATGGAAGAAGCTGACCAGCTCTGCCAGCGCGTCGGCATCATCGACCGCGGGAGGATCATCGCGTTGGACACCCCCGTCAACCTCAAGCGCGGCCTGAGTGGCACGAAGGCGATCGAACTGGAGGCGGTGGGCGGGGACGGATCGGCCGCGCGGGCCCTGCGGGCGATCCCGGGGGTCGAGCAGGTCGCACACGACCAGGGTGCCGAAGGCGTCGTGCGGTACCGGGTGCTCGCCGCCCACCCCCGGGCCGTGCTCGCCTCCGCGGTGGGTGCGGTCAGCGCCGACGGTGCCCGTCTGCAGCACGTGCGGGTCGCAGAGCCCACGCTGGAGGACGTGTTCCTGGCGCTGACAGGACGGACCCTGCGGGAGGAGGTCGCGTGAGCGCGCTGCGTGTGGTCGGCGCCACGGCGCTGCGCGAGTGGCGGATGTGGCTGCGCTACCCGCTGTTCGTGGCGGCGTTCTTCTTGTGGCCGGTGCTGTTCGGTTTCGGTCTGGTGTTCACTGCGCGCGCATTGGCCGGCCCCGAGGGCGCGGCCGCCGGCTTCCTCTCCTCGGCGGGCACGGCGGACTACGCGACTTTCCTCGCGCTGGGAACCGCCACCTGGATGATCCTCAACTGGTCACTGTGGGTCCTGGGGATGTCGCTGCGGCAGGAACAGTGGCGCGGCACGCTGGAAGCGGTCTGGGCGACACCCGCCCCCATATCGCTGGTCATGCTGGGCTGGGCGGTCGCGTCGTCCGCGGGATCGCTCGTCGGATTCGCGGTGACGTTCTTGCAGTTCGACCTGTTGCTGGGCGCTTCGTGGCGCGGCAACGCCCTTGGGGTCGCCGTCGTCCTGGCGGCGTCCATGCCGGCGCTGTACGGCTTCGGCGTGTTGTTCGCATCGTTGGTGCTGTGGGCGAAGGAGGCGCAGGCCGCGGTGTTCTTCGTCCGTGGCGTGTTCACGATCTGCGCGGGGATCACTTACCCGCTGTCCATGCTCCCCCAGCAGATGCAGGCCTTCGCGTGGTGGCTGCCAATGACGCACATGGTGGAAGGAGTGCGGCTGGCCGGGCTTCACGGGGCCGCGCTGCCCGAACTGCTGCCGACGGTTGGGGTGCTGCTGGCTTTCGGCGCGGTCTTGGTGGTGCTGGGGCAACGGGCCCTCGCATGGTGCGACCGGCGCGTCAAGACCTTGGGTACCACGGGGGTGTTCTGATGGCATGGCGCGCGGTCGTGGCGACGGCGGTGCGCTCGCTGCGTGCGTACTTCCGCTATCCGTTCAACGCGGTGATGCAGCTGTTCAACTTCGTCGCCTGGCTACCGCCGCTGTACTTCCTCGGACGGGCGTTCATGGTCGACGGCAGCCTCCCGGGGCTGGCCGCCTACGCAGGCACCGACGACTACGCAGCGTTCTTGGTCGTGGGTTGGATCGCCGCGGGGTTCGTCTACGCGGCCTACTGGGGCGTTGGGTTCAGCCTGTACGAGGAGATGACGACGGGGACATTGGAAGCGGTGTGGCTGGCACCGGCGCCGCGGTGGGCCGTGTTGGTGGGGCGGTCGGTGCACATGCTGGTCGTCACCGCTGTGCAGGCAGGCGTCGTGCTCGCGGCATCCTGGCTGCTGGGCGTGCGCTTCGCACCCGACGCTGTGCGCGCGGTATGGGTCCTGCTGCCTGGCCTGGTTGCCCTGTACGGGTTGGGACTCGCCGTCGCCGCCCTCGTCCTGGTGGCCAAGAACCCCAACAACCTGATCGACATGGTCAGTTACGGGATGAACTTCCTGTCCGGGGACCGCGTCCCGGTGGCATCGTTCCCCGCACCGCTGCTGTGGCTCGCACTGGCGATGCCCACCACCTACGCGTTCGACGGGATCCGTCACGCGCTGCTGGGGACGACGCCCCTGCTTCCGTTCTGGACGGAGTTGGTGCTCCTGTGCGCTCTGGCGCTGCTGACCGCCGGGCTCGGGTGGGTGGCGTTTCGGGCCGCCGACCGCCGCGTCCGCGTCGGCGGCACGCTGGGGCATCACTGACGCGATCGCAAAAGGCCTAGATGCGGACCGAGACGATGGGCCGCAGCGGCGTCGGGTCGGGGGCGAGGATCACGGACGGTGAGCGGCCGCCCGGCCGCTGCCGTACAATGGGAATTCGTGGAGTGGCCCGGGCCTTCGGTTCTGCGTCTGCGCGATCGTGCCCTGGATCTGTCCCGTGTGCACGTCGTCGGGATCCTCAATGTCACCGACGACTCCTTCTACGCCGCGGCGCGCCACCCCAGCCCCGCAGCGGCTGTGGCGAGAGCGTACGAGATCGCATCGGAGGGCGCCGACCTGATCGAGGTCGGCGGCGAGTCGGCCCGGCCCGGACCCCCGGTCGATGAGAGCGAAGAACTCCGCCGGGTCGTGCCACTCGTCGAGAGGATCGTCGCCGAAGTGGGGCTTCCGGTCGTGGTGGAGACCGTCAAACCGGTTGTGGCGTGCGAGGCGGTGGCGGCCGGTGCGGTCTGCATCAACGACGTCAGCGGGTTGCGGCGGCCCGAGGTGGCGGAGGCCGCGGCGTCCGCGGGCGCCGGGTTGGTCATCATGCACCGCCGCGGCCCCCACAAAGTCCCGGCCCCCACTGTCGAGGGCGACGTCGTGGCGGAGGTTTGCGCCTTCTTGCGGGAGAAAGCGGAGTCCGCGCGGGCGATCGGCGTGGGGCCCGACCGGATCCTGATCGACCCCGGGTTCAGCTTCGACAAGACACCCGCCCAGGATGCCGAACTCTTGCGCCGCCTGGCGGAGGTCGCCGGCCTCGGCTACCCTATCTACCTGGCGACATCCCGCAAGAACTACCTCCGCGACCTACTCGGATTGCCGGCCGAACAGCTTCTGGAAGCCACCCTCGCGGCCGTCGCGCTGGCCATCGAGCGCGGGGCGCGCGTCGTCCGGGCGCATGACGTGCGCGCCGTCGTGCGGGTCGCCCGGATCGTGGAGGCCGTACTCAGAACGCACGCAGCAGAACGTGCCGATGTAGGAGGCGACGGATGGACGTGAAGGCCGCGACGAGGAACGACGATCTGAGTCCCGCACGTCTCGACCGTGCCCGCATCGAGGCGGCGGTGCGGGAGATCCTGGAGGCGATCGGCGAGGACGCACAGCGCGAGGGCCTGGCCCAGACGCCGCGGCGGATCGCCGAGATGTACGAGGAACTGTTCGCCGGGCTGCACCACGACCCCCGCGAGCTGCTGGAGGTCGGGTTCGACGACGAGGATCACCACGAGATGGTGGTCGTCAGGGACATCCCCTTCTACAGCATGTGCGAGCATCACCTCATGCCGTTTCACGGCGTGGCGCACGTCGGCTACATCCCGCGGGGCCGGATCCTGGGTGTCAGCAAGATCGCCCGTCTGGTCGAGATCCTGGCGCGCCGACCGCAGGTCCAGGAGCGGCTGACGTCGCAGATCGCCGACTTCCTGTGCGTGGAAGGCTTGGGTGCCCTCGGTGCCGGCGTCGTGATCGAAGCGGAGCATCTGTGCATGACTGCACGCGGCATCCGCAAGCCCGGCAGCAAGGTCGTCACCTCCGCGACGCGCGGAGTGTTTCGCGACGATGCGCGCACGCGCGCGGAGTTCTTCTCCCTGGTTGGTCACAGTTGAGACCTTCCTCGCACTGAATGCTTCCGGAGCCGTCGCGCGCGACCGTTCTCCTAGGCAGCGCGGTGCTGCTCGCCATCAGTGTGGGAGCCGGCGTGGCGGTCGGCTCGGTCTCGGTGCCGCTGCCATTGACGGTCCGGGCCCTGCTGGACCCGGCGTCCGTCCCGCCGGAGTTGCGGACGATCGTCGCGGACCTGCGCGCGCCGCGCGTGCTGCTGGCGGCCCTCGTCGGCGGGGGATTGGCGGCGTCGGGCGTGACCTACCAGGGATTGTTCCGCAACGCGCTGGCCGATCCGTACGTGATCGGTGTTTCCGCGGGCGCCGCCCTGGGCGCGGTGGTCGCCATTGCCCTCGGAGCGGGAGGGCTCACGGTGCCGATCGCCGCGTTCGCGAGCGCGCTGTGCACCGTGGGGTTGGTGTTCCAGATCGCACGGCGCCGGGGGGTGGTGCGCATGGAACACCTGCTGCTGGCCGGCCTAGCCGTCGGCGCGTTCTTCGCCGCACTGCTGTCGGTCGTGCTGATCCTGGCATCCGGATCGCTGCAGCAATCGCTCGCGTGGCTGATGGGCGGGTTCGGTGGCCGCGGATGGCGTCACGTGGGGATCGCCACGCCGTTCGTCGTCTTCGGGTACGTGCTGGCCCAGCTGCGCACGCGGGAACTCGACCTGCTCTTGCTTTCGGAGGATGAAGCGCGGTCGATGGGTGTGCACGTCTCGCGGACGCGGGGGGTGCTGATCGCCGCGGCGACCCTGATGACCGCGGCCTCCGCGGCCGTCGCCGGCCTGATCGGTTTCGTGGGTCTGATCGTGCCGCACCTGGTGCGGCGCCTGACCGGCCCGGACCACAGAGTCTTGCTTCCGGCGTCGGCGCTGTGCGGGGGATCGCTGGTGGTGCTGGCCGACCTCGCCGCGCGCACGGTCGCTCCGCCCATCGAGATCCCCGTGGGGGCGGTGACGGCGCTGCTGGGCGTGCCGTTCTTCCTGTGGCTGCTGTTCCGAGGGGAAGCGCGGGCGGCGGGCGGAGGCCAGGAGCCCGACACGAACGATCCGCCCCGTCGGCCCTGGACCGCCGGCTGATCGAACCCTGGAGGCGACGCCCGGATTCGAACCGGGGGTGGGGGTTTTGCAGACCCCTGCCTTGCCGCTTGGCTACGTCGCCTCGGGCAACTGCATTGTAACATCGTCTGTTGCCACCTGCCACGGACTCGCCGGGTCGACCCGCAAGGTCGATGTAGTATAATTCGTGCTGCACTCCTGCTGCAGCGGCCCAAGGCGTACGGTGACGGATCCGGTGTCGCCTCCGCTCGACCGGACAGCCCGCGGGGAGGCCGTCGCATGAGATCGGCGGCGGTCGGGGTGCGCTCCGTGGCCGATGCACTGGCCCGAGGCGGGCGCTGGGCGCGGCGGGAGCGGGTCCTAGGGCCGGCGCTGATCCTGCCAGCCTTCCTGTACGTCGCCCTCCTCGTTGGACTGCCCTTCCTGTATGCCCTCTACCTCAGCATGAGCGACGCCACGACAGGGAATCCCTACGGGTCTTTCATCGGGTTGAGGAACTTCGTCGAGGTCGTCGAGACGCCGGTGTTCCAAAACGCCGTCAGGAACACGTTCGTCTTCACGATCTCCGCCCAGTTGGCAACCGTCGTGCTCGCCAATGTCCTGGCGCGGGCCCTCAACGCGAGCTTCCGCGGCAAGGGGCTGGTCCTGTTCCTGATCCTCCTCCCATGGGTCGCACCCGTCTCGCTCGCTACGATCGGTTGGCTGTGGATCCTGCACGCACGGTTCAGCGTCATCGACTGGGTCCTGTGGCAGCTGAGCCTGCTGCCCCACGACACGAACATGTTCTGGCTGGGCAAGCCCAACCTCGCGATGCTGTCGGTCGTCACGGTGCACGTCTGGCGGTTGTTGCCGTTCGCCACCGTCGTGCTTCTCGCGGGCCTGACCTCGCTGCCCAGGGACCTGCTCGACCAGGCCGAGGTGGACGGCGCCGGATTCTGGCGCCGATTGTTCCAGGTGGAATTGCCTCTGCTGCTGCCGATCACCAGCGTCGTCGTGCTGTTCGGCACGATCTTCACCTTCACCGACATGGCGGTCGTGTACGTCCTCACACGCGGCGGCCCGTTCGACACCACCCAGGTGCTGTCGAGCCTCGCGTTCTTCAAAGGGATCGTGGGCGGCAACCTCAGCGTCGGGGCGGCGATTTCCCTGTTCCTGTTCCCGGTCCTGTTCATCGTCGCGATCCTGGTCCTCCGGATCGCCCGCAGCGCGGAGGTGACCTGATGTTCCGTCGTTGGCGGCGGCGGGCGCGGTCGGTGGGGCGGACGGCGATCCTCGGGCTCTTCTCGGTCTTCGCGGCGTTCCCGTTCGCGTGGATGCTCATCACGGCGTTCAAGCGCAACTCGGATCTGTACAACCCGGCGAACAACCCGTTCTGGTTCAACGAACCCCCCACGCTCGAGCACCTGCACTACGTCTTCACGAAGACGATGTACGCGAACTGGATCACCAACACCGCGATCATCGGGGTCGCCGTCGTGGTGATCACCCTGCTGCTGGCCCTGCCCGCCGGGTACAGCCTGTCCCGGTTCCTCGGCGCACACGGCACGCGGCTGGGGATCGCGATGTTCCTCGTTTACTTGGTGCCCCCGACGCTGCTGTTCATCCCGCTGGCGCGCGTAGTCAGTGACCTGGGCATCCACAATACGGTGTGGTCGCTCATCGTCGTCTACCCAACGATCACCGTGCCATTCTCCACCTGGTTGCTCATGGGTTTCTTCAAGTCCATTCCGCGCGAGCTGGAAGAACAGGCGCTGGTGGACGGCTACGGTCGACTGGGGTCGTTCCTACGGATCACCCTGCCGCTGGCAGTGCCCGGGATCGTCGCGGTGGTGATCTTCAGCTTCACGATCTCCGCGCAGGAGTTCGTGTACGCGCTGACGTTCGTTACGAACACGGCGCAGAAGACGGTCAGCGTCGGCGTCCCGGCGGACATGGTCCGTGGGGACATCTTCGATTGGGGGCCGCTGATGGCGTCGGCCTTTCTGGCCAGCGTGCCGGTGGCGGTCCTGTACTACTTCGTGCTGGACAAATTCGTCTCGGGATTCACGACCGCGGGCGCAATTCGCTAAAGGGGGTGCGGGCATGGAGGACGATCGGGAGGAAACGCGGTGGGTGCAGGTCGCAGACGGTCGCTGGCGCCGGATGACCCGGCGTGAGTTCCTTCGGCTCGCGGGCGCGGGGCTGGCCGCGGCCAGCGTCGGCCCGTTCGTGTTCACCTCGAAGAGCTTTGCCCAGCAGCCAACGCTGCGGATCCTCCAGTGGCGGCATTTCGTTCCCCCGTACGACGAGTGG
Above is a genomic segment from Armatimonadota bacterium containing:
- a CDS encoding DUF2089 domain-containing protein, which encodes MINRLIGRCPVCGDDLEVVRLECGRCHTAVEGRFALTKLARLDDEQLRFVETFLRVRGNIKEMERELGVSYPTVRSRLDAVLQAMGYAVEPARDVEHAQRRREILDQLQAGKIGADEAIRLLQRRR
- a CDS encoding DUF4097 family beta strand repeat-containing protein, yielding MSDERLMVLKMLRDGKVSVEEAEALLEALGEEGLGAAPAGDSTEEGQRRAHQDQATEASGARRGPGPGRGWEGRVGPSWASLGREVAEAVREAVADIGPSVGEALRRLKEEIKGGGVVSASALVQGLFGLASAADEVGLSHPLGPGGRLRVRNPRGDVRIERSPDTQVHVQARRQAWFRDEQTARSLLDRIEVRLRPQDGDAVVEVGADPGVRFRVDLVVRVPDGAPVAVDVDSGDVRADGLAADLEVEIKSGDLEIGSHRGAIRGSVNSGDVQIRKAAACVLRVLSGDFGAEEVAGRVDLYVASGDARIGRVGGELVAQVLHGDLAAGHVVGHAQLKVMSGDAEVGECSGDVEALVYSGDLKLGVRGSRSTRAKAMSGDVEVRIVALPSDAEVALETVSGDVDLLIAPGVDARVSAQTRSGQVDWSIPAQIVQRSRAAVEGVVGSGQATVSIHALAGDISVREAT
- a CDS encoding ATP-binding cassette domain-containing protein, which encodes MINAIELHDVRKEYPKRRQGVWPFRGGGPQTLTAVDGVTLHVPQGEFFGLLGPNGAGKTTIVRMICTLLEPTSGTVRVLGYDAVRRPADVRARLGAVLTGERSVYWKLSGRENLEYFAALYGVPPRQTRGRIEEVLSRVDLADRADELVERYSHGMRQRLILARALLPDPPLLVLDEPTIGLDPQAARNLRDLLRELHRAGKTVLLTTHYMEEADQLCQRVGIIDRGRIIALDTPVNLKRGLSGTKAIELEAVGGDGSAARALRAIPGVEQVAHDQGAEGVVRYRVLAAHPRAVLASAVGAVSADGARLQHVRVAEPTLEDVFLALTGRTLREEVA
- a CDS encoding ABC transporter permease, whose amino-acid sequence is MSALRVVGATALREWRMWLRYPLFVAAFFLWPVLFGFGLVFTARALAGPEGAAAGFLSSAGTADYATFLALGTATWMILNWSLWVLGMSLRQEQWRGTLEAVWATPAPISLVMLGWAVASSAGSLVGFAVTFLQFDLLLGASWRGNALGVAVVLAASMPALYGFGVLFASLVLWAKEAQAAVFFVRGVFTICAGITYPLSMLPQQMQAFAWWLPMTHMVEGVRLAGLHGAALPELLPTVGVLLAFGAVLVVLGQRALAWCDRRVKTLGTTGVF
- a CDS encoding ABC transporter permease, which codes for MAWRAVVATAVRSLRAYFRYPFNAVMQLFNFVAWLPPLYFLGRAFMVDGSLPGLAAYAGTDDYAAFLVVGWIAAGFVYAAYWGVGFSLYEEMTTGTLEAVWLAPAPRWAVLVGRSVHMLVVTAVQAGVVLAASWLLGVRFAPDAVRAVWVLLPGLVALYGLGLAVAALVLVAKNPNNLIDMVSYGMNFLSGDRVPVASFPAPLLWLALAMPTTYAFDGIRHALLGTTPLLPFWTELVLLCALALLTAGLGWVAFRAADRRVRVGGTLGHH
- the folP gene encoding dihydropteroate synthase, which produces MSGRPAAAVQWEFVEWPGPSVLRLRDRALDLSRVHVVGILNVTDDSFYAAARHPSPAAAVARAYEIASEGADLIEVGGESARPGPPVDESEELRRVVPLVERIVAEVGLPVVVETVKPVVACEAVAAGAVCINDVSGLRRPEVAEAAASAGAGLVIMHRRGPHKVPAPTVEGDVVAEVCAFLREKAESARAIGVGPDRILIDPGFSFDKTPAQDAELLRRLAEVAGLGYPIYLATSRKNYLRDLLGLPAEQLLEATLAAVALAIERGARVVRAHDVRAVVRVARIVEAVLRTHAAERADVGGDGWT
- the folE gene encoding GTP cyclohydrolase I FolE, producing MDVKAATRNDDLSPARLDRARIEAAVREILEAIGEDAQREGLAQTPRRIAEMYEELFAGLHHDPRELLEVGFDDEDHHEMVVVRDIPFYSMCEHHLMPFHGVAHVGYIPRGRILGVSKIARLVEILARRPQVQERLTSQIADFLCVEGLGALGAGVVIEAEHLCMTARGIRKPGSKVVTSATRGVFRDDARTRAEFFSLVGHS
- a CDS encoding iron ABC transporter permease, translated to MLPEPSRATVLLGSAVLLAISVGAGVAVGSVSVPLPLTVRALLDPASVPPELRTIVADLRAPRVLLAALVGGGLAASGVTYQGLFRNALADPYVIGVSAGAALGAVVAIALGAGGLTVPIAAFASALCTVGLVFQIARRRGVVRMEHLLLAGLAVGAFFAALLSVVLILASGSLQQSLAWLMGGFGGRGWRHVGIATPFVVFGYVLAQLRTRELDLLLLSEDEARSMGVHVSRTRGVLIAAATLMTAASAAVAGLIGFVGLIVPHLVRRLTGPDHRVLLPASALCGGSLVVLADLAARTVAPPIEIPVGAVTALLGVPFFLWLLFRGEARAAGGGQEPDTNDPPRRPWTAG
- a CDS encoding sugar ABC transporter permease; the protein is MRSAAVGVRSVADALARGGRWARRERVLGPALILPAFLYVALLVGLPFLYALYLSMSDATTGNPYGSFIGLRNFVEVVETPVFQNAVRNTFVFTISAQLATVVLANVLARALNASFRGKGLVLFLILLPWVAPVSLATIGWLWILHARFSVIDWVLWQLSLLPHDTNMFWLGKPNLAMLSVVTVHVWRLLPFATVVLLAGLTSLPRDLLDQAEVDGAGFWRRLFQVELPLLLPITSVVVLFGTIFTFTDMAVVYVLTRGGPFDTTQVLSSLAFFKGIVGGNLSVGAAISLFLFPVLFIVAILVLRIARSAEVT
- a CDS encoding carbohydrate ABC transporter permease, translated to MFRRWRRRARSVGRTAILGLFSVFAAFPFAWMLITAFKRNSDLYNPANNPFWFNEPPTLEHLHYVFTKTMYANWITNTAIIGVAVVVITLLLALPAGYSLSRFLGAHGTRLGIAMFLVYLVPPTLLFIPLARVVSDLGIHNTVWSLIVVYPTITVPFSTWLLMGFFKSIPRELEEQALVDGYGRLGSFLRITLPLAVPGIVAVVIFSFTISAQEFVYALTFVTNTAQKTVSVGVPADMVRGDIFDWGPLMASAFLASVPVAVLYYFVLDKFVSGFTTAGAIR